The following DNA comes from Anopheles arabiensis isolate DONGOLA chromosome 3, AaraD3, whole genome shotgun sequence.
AGTGCTTGATAGTTGCTGAGGAACCGGaagttcttcttctctctcccCACCTTTCTATTGAGGACTTCGGTGACAGCGCCGAAGGAGCTTAATAGTGTGCCTCTCCTGCCCCTCACAGCTTGCTGGCGTCGTAGTTCTGGAAGGACCACCGCTGGGCCTCGACGGCCGCATTACAGTCTTGCATGATCAGCTTGTTCTTCGCCTCGTTGATCGCCAAACACCTGTCGGACGAGCCGTGACGGAGCAGGTGCGACTGGTCCGAGTAGTTCCAGTACTGATTGCCCCGGGAACCGTGGCACGGGTACAGCACCACGTCATCGCCCGCGTAGTCAAGGCACGCCTCATCCCGCCGGATCTCACCCGTTTTGCTCAGCATCCAGTACTAAAATGGGTGGGAAGGAGGAATTTGCGAGTGTACGGAGGTAAAGGAGCGGGATAAGAAGTAACGGGGACGGGAAGATGGGGGtttaagaaaaagaaaaccgtCAATATTGAAGTTCGTGGTAGGTGTAACTCTACTTGCTATAGCGTAACAAATGGAGCGCAACTAGAAAATAGGTTCAGACAAGTACGGAGTGAGAGATTTTCATTTCGTTACGCCAGTGACTGTTGGGAACTGTTTTAGTTtaaagttataaaaaaaaacatattatttCTCCATCCAAACGACGTGGAGTCCCTGCGGTTACAAACCCAACATGATCTGTTCCATTTGATTTTGCCgtgatgtgttttgtgttaatgtacgtttttgtttttcatattctttgtatgtgttgtgtgttaGTTCTCGTGTTAGAAGTACTCGGTCCCAGCTTGACCCGAGACTGGGGTAGAGCACCCTATGAGTGTTCGATTCCATGTCTTGATGTGATGTTTGATGCCAATTAAAACACGTCTAACCCGGAACGGAGGCTTACAGATACACGATGGTTTACGGACTACTACGTACACGGGAGAACATGTGTTGATCGGGAGCGCCCAACAAGCCCTGCAAAAGGGGGACAATCCAGACAGGGACGAAAAAGAACGGGATTAGATGATAACGTGATGtccatattttttgttttttttttttggtacataCAAGACGGGTGCTGCCCATGATGAACCCACCACTTGGCCAATGGGAAACATGTAGACGAGGACAAGGATGAGTGTATAATGTCGAAACACAAACAGGGAACACACGAACgagagtttttttgtgtaaaaagtTGAAAAGATACATTACAAACTacgattgcatactttaaggcgcaCTGTATGTGAAAACGCCTGTCGCTTTGCaatttttgtaacaaaattACCTTTATATGCTTCTAGTTGGTATCTTTTCTAGCTTTTTAAACAAGACTCTTCATCCGCTTCTATAATTCCATTTCCAATTTGAACATGTTGTGTAAATTTGTAAATGTGTGTAATGTTGGTGCTATGATATGTTCCAATGCAAATGACATAACAGCAAATCGACACGTGGCGCCACAAATGaaatctctctgtctctctctctctcatataCATGTGAAACTATTTTCAATGCTCTcattctctcactctcttttgctcagaagctttttgtttgggaatgtttttttgttgcttatacCGCCGCTGTTGCTTAACCTATTTCCCCTTTTCGGAACGAGTAAATACAAAGAAGTAAAGGATAAAGACACAACCATACCGCGATAGGGAAGGCAATACCTAGGGAAAGGTAGTAGCTGTTTCGTATACAGTTTGGTTTTTAGATCGGGGCAAaggaaaatatataaaaaagcgAGAAAGGAAATGACAACAACAGCTGGCAGGCAAAAAACTTCTTATGTACAGAGGGGGAAACACGTTGCATTCAGTTTACCAATCATCACCACAAAACGTTTTGCTCTTCGCACACAAGGTACGCAAATGCCACTGTAAAATACCTTTCCATCGCGTAGCGTCACTGTGCTGGGAGAAAGTTTTTAGTTTTagtgtaataaaacaaataagaaaCAGAAAGTTAAACCAAAAAAGACCGAAAGTATGTTCGAGGCAAAACTTAACACACATCAACAGGCACGGGGacatgcattttttgtgtgcgttcgAGTACAAAATTTTGTCAATCGTCAATTAAAATCGTTTGCTGTCAgtggtatgtttttttttttgacaatcGAGAACTCTAACCGTCTAGCATGTGTCCAAAGTcagcgtttttttctctctcttttagtCACGTTTTACGAACGGAGGTTTTTGattaatgtttacattttttgtttagcaTGCCACAGCTCCGTGGTGCTTTTGGTGATTGATCAACGTGATGGAGTCGTGATGGAACTATGCTGGGTTgtgaattattattttcagtTTAACAGTACACGGTGAAGGCTACATAAATTCGTGAAACTAATCAATTACTAATGAACGAGTGTTCGGTCgatgaaaaatgcatttgcttccgttttcaattggtgttgttggtggtggtggtggtgatgatgttggCACTATGCTACGATGAATAATTGAGGTAGCATTTCTTATTGAAAGGTGATCAGTTGAAGCGAGAGGTGTACTATTCGGGTGTACCGACTACGATTTAAAGCTCTTAGGATGGTTAGTGGCAGCAAGTAACTATTTTCCAAATCTATTCGCTCACTTTGTGAgatgtttattgtttaataCTTTGACTGTAAGTGAGAAATAGTACTTAAAGttaaaagcaaagcaaatatTCGTTAGTATTGCCTCATCACCGTTTGTTGCCGATTCAACATAAGCATTAGTTCATGAACGTGGTAACGCTCTGCCCATCTCTCTCGTGGATGATGTTGGCCTGTTAGTCTGTGTAGTTCTGTGTTGATGAAGTATTAATTTTGGGCGGGAGCCAATATGGCATGCCATGGAATTTCTTATCAATAGTCTTTGTTGCTTAGTGTGCGTTAAAACGGTTCCATAACCAGCCCCGAGGGCTTCCAACAGTCCGCCGTCCGCCTTAGTCCGAAAAAGGTAAAGCCAAAACAAAGCATCTTCGTGTGTACCACACCCGGCCAGGTGCAACGAAGCTGCCACACAGTGTACCGTCCAGTGTATCGTGATTGAGTACTTGTAATGTTTCGTATGCGTAAGTGTGAGTGtattgtttgcgtgtgtgtatgtgtttggggTTGCGTTGGTGTACAGTACCTGGTTACCGCCGGCCTGATGGCAGGGCCAGAGGCCCATCGGCGAATGCATGTCCTCGGGTTTTGCCGCCGAATCGATACACAGATTAGACCACTGGTTCCGAATCTGCACGGTCGTTTAGTGCGGGAGAATGGGCGGGGTAGGTGGGTATGGGCGGTTTTTCGTATTCAATACAGTCAAGGAAAGGGCATACATAGTCATAGTAGGGTTTGAATcgagcacagacacacagtgcGAAGGAGGAAAGTGTTTAAACGTGCGCCGACGATCGATTGGCGACCAAACGCAGTGACATTCGTCAGCGTTTGACAACAATTACAACAACAAGACAAAGGTCGTgatgaaagaaagagaaaaagaagaaaacaatacattaaAATCGATAAAATAACACAACGATACGGCAACGAACGAAGCGAGCGTCCCCGCACGAGGTCGAAACGAACGACTTCAACGATAGCgtaagcgagaaaaaaagctGAAAGAATCGAAGAGCGTCCGACATTTTGGCGTGCGAGATGTGTGATGATTGGTAGCCTGTTTCCAATATGCTTCCGTTTACGCTACTGCAACGGCGATGCGTGCGAACAGGATAGGTGCAAAAAGGCTATTTACTTGATTGCCACCCTGATTGTGGCACGGGTAGAGTCCGACCGGTTTCCGCAGGTTCCGCTTGCCGCCAGGCGCATCGAGACAGGTTCGGTTACCGTAACCCATGTTTCTTACCTATGTGTTGTTTCGTAATTTGAGTATTATTTATGCACTTTCCGAAATGTCACCACTCCGAAGGTGTCTATTGTCGGTTGGTGTTAAGTTGCTCCACTCGCACCACCTTCCCAATAGACACCAAACGCTGAGCGATCTCTTGGAAAAGTAGAAAAGTACGGGCACATGCTGACCGAAACGGCGCAGCAGCAAACCAAACATTACCTCGCCCGAAGCAACCGCATCGCCGGGCACGAACAGCTCCGGATAGATGTTGTCCAGGTACCACCGGAACGACTTGCAGCCAAGCTCTTCGCGCAGCTTCTTGCGCGAGCTTACATCACCGTAATCACCCTTATCGTTACCAATGCGCTGGTAGTAGTACTGCGCGTACTCATCCATCCACACCTCCGCCAGCCGGACCGAGTTGCGCTTGATCACATTCACACCCGTTCGCCACTAAGTAAGAGAAAGACACGTTATTATTCGTTGTCTGGCGGCAGCATCAGCCGCTCGATAGCGCTACCTTGTACGGTGAACGTTTCCGGAATATGTGTCCAACGTGCGAACAGGGCACAATCTCGAGCGAACCGCCACACATCCACGTCTTGAAGGAGAGCTCCAAATTTTCACCGCCCCAGATGTCGAACCCGGAATCGTACGTGCCGAGCCGCTCGAAAAATACACGATCGATCGCAAACAGACCGCCCGCCATCGTTGGTGACCAAACGGGTTCCGCTGGGCTctaaaaacgaacaaaaaaagggatgtTTAATGCGAACTGTTCGTCAACAAAGTGGAAGGTTGACAATGCTACCTTGTGCTTGCGCTTCTCCCGTTCCGGCACGGCATGCCAGTTGAACTGCAGGTTCCAATCGAAACCACCGACATTCACACCGCCCGAGTCGCGGTAGTGATACTCCATCGTGTTGTCATCGATCACGTCGATCACGGGACAGACGACCGTCGTCGAGTTGCGTGCGATACGATCAAGCAACGGCTCCAGCCATCCTGCAAACAAGAAGTAAGCAGTCAATTAGTACTGAACCACTGTGAATGGAGAATACACCTTTTCAAATCAACTCACCGACAGTACATTCGCAGTGAGAGTCAAGATATGTTAGGACTGGTGCCGTGGCATGTCGAGCACCGAGCAGACGCGCACGAATGAGACCCTCACGTTTGGCAGCACGCACGATCTTCACCTTCGGATAGGCGAGGAAATAGTCCTCCAGCTGCTTCTGGGTGTGAGCTGCAATGAAAACCATTCCATCGAAGAATCCATCTACAGCGAAAAGCCTTTAAAAAACACTCACGCATGTCGGAGAAATCATCGACCAGTATCACCTCCTTCACGAGCTGGTCCGGCGAACGGTCGAGCACCGAGTGAACGGTACGCAGCAGCACCGACCACGCCTCGTTGTGGAAGCAGATGATGACGGACGTCGGCGGCAGATCGTCCATGTAGCGGTCCGGCTCCTTGCACCACGCGTCGCGCGGATCGGGCAGCGTGCGGCGGATCGAGATCATGTCCGCCACGTACTGGTTGAACGCATTCTTGGCCCATCCGTCATCGACCAGCTTTTTCACCTCCGGCGTTAGTTCTTTCGGCAGCACCACGGGCTTGCCCAGCTCACCCGGTCCGTCGCTCGGTGGCGCGATAACGCCGGGCAGAGCGAGAGCTAGAAGAAAAGAAGCGCAGAAAATCAACGTCCACATCCGCCTAAAGGTAGACTATCCGCAGTGCACAACTATCGGTGTTATACGATACTCACCACCAGCGACACCGTTACCACTGGCGGGCGGCGAGTGTGACTGGGGCCGGCTCGGCTTGGACGGCAGCTCCTTGACCGTCTTCACCACCGGCGGCTCATCCAGATCCGGATCGACGCCACCCGCACCTCCCTCCCCCTCATCGCCGTCCTCCACCCGGTTGTGATCGACAAAGTTCACGTCCGGCACCTCGGGCACGGCCGGATCCGGCCGATTTGCATCCAGCCGTGCGTTCTCCATAAACTGGTTGAACTTGTTCCGTATGCCTTCCAGCGGCAGTCGTCGCGGCGTCTCGTACTCGATCGCACCGCCACCGCTTGCCGCCGAGCCGCTGCCGCTCGGGCCGCCGGCCCGATTCGCATCGTCCGAGTAGAGCACAAACACGGCCATAAACCATACGACACCGCACAGGGCGGCCAGCTTCAGGAAGGACGATCTCCGTCTACCGAGCAGcgccatttttgttgttgcaggcAGTGCTTTCCGGGCTAAATGTAGTAAATCGCCTGTACCGTACGATATGTGTTGGAGGCGGCTTCTTCGCCTGTAGAATTATTCCTGAAGCGTTGTTGCTGAAGACAGTGATCGAGTGTTACGTTTCTATCAACGTACGATCACCTGCGGCACATCGCTCCGTATCGCTGTACGCCTCAGGCAACGCCCGCCACGGACGGTACCAGCCTTTGATGTTGGCTCGTTGGCTGAGTAAATACCGAACCTTTCGTCAAGTTTGCGTCGCATAAAATTAGCACCAAACTGTGCCAAAATGTGCCGTTTTCCTCCTTACAATTGATGATGCATCTGTTGcgcgtgatgtgtgtgtgtgttgatatgTTTCACAATTTctgcaaagaaaagcaaagaaaaaaaaacacgaccgTGTGTAAGTCAATGAAATGTGCATCTCTTAGCGATAGCTTTACAATTAGTTCACGCTGTTTGATTTGATAAGCTCTATCAGATGGACCAGAGCCCGCTTCCCCGTCGTGCGTTTGTTTTCCCACTCACGTACGGACGTACACGCGCGGTTTGGAGATTTTACGCCTCAACGCGCTACGCGTCTTGTGAAGCTCCGAAAGAGCGGCCCGATGGCATCACCCACTGTCTTCGCAAAGGGGCGCGGACATCAACGAAGACTGGTGGGCCTTCTTTTCATGCTTCACCTGGCGTTGCATTCCACAGGCCCATCACCCATCTCTGAGCACGTTGCTCGCAAGCGAAGCTGGCGAGCTGGTTACAAGTCGGGCGAAAGTGTAGACTCTTGAGAAGCTCAACAGACCCTGTGGGGTTGGTGTGGAGTAGCGAAGAAGCGTCGGTCATCGTTGCCTAGACTTTGTTTGTGTCtcagtctgtgtgtgtgttggttgagaaaaaacaaaacaatagatCGTATCTCCCAGCGGAGCTAGACGATTGCGCAATGACATCTTCTTTGAGCGGCAGAAAGTGAGTCGAAGAAGCTAAGACCATGCATAAGGCTGGATTGAATCACTGCTGAAGATAGGTTACATGTTCTAGCATAATTTCGTAAAAAAGAGCTTTGTTAGTGAGGTCATAGTCTCTCCTTTCAATTAGAGATAGCTACGATGATACGCCAATCAGAACGAGTTATAAATAAAGTTCGCGATTCAACGTACCATCTCGCCAGCTTTAACTAGAACTGGCCTGATCTCGCTGCAGCATTCCAAAGCAACCACTTACATCTACAGCATGATGCAATTTATCGTTCCCTTTGTTGTAGGTAGCGAAAAAGCTCTAAATTGCATAATTGGCACCCTGCGGGAATGGCGTAGACAGCGGGGCAAATCCACGCCacaataatcataatcatccGGTGGCGTTGCAAAGCAGAACCTAACAAGCATACAAGCGgtatgtgttggtgttaataAGCCACCGCCATGGGGATCCACAAATTGATACCTTCTCGCTGAACCATGGAGCAGTGTCGCATTACAAGACGTATGGAGAGAAAAGGTAGACGAAAAAAAGATGGCTTTGTTAGATGGATTAAGTCATTTTGGTTCCTCAAAGCACGCCTGAAGATATGCAAACTGAACAGCAAATTCATACTATTATTACTCCTCATTGCTTATTGATCATATTTAACGATAGCAATCAATTAAAGGATTTTGTATTGATCTGTTTAGATAGAAATGAATTATAAAAGCCAAAACGCCCTCTTAATCTGGTTTAATATCTCTTTCAAATCCCCAACAACCTGCTAAAATTGCTCATGATGCAATTTATGTTTCACACCATGAAAACACACGCAAAATGAAGCTTAATCCAAAACATAACCAACcatatcgtgtgtgtgtgcaatcaaATCAAAGAAAGTCAAAGGTTACAGCGGCCGCGTAACCGGCAGCATAACTCCGCGGCAGAAGAACCCCGAACGCGGAAGGCGAAAAAAGACACgaggaaaaataacaaatcccagcccagaaaaaaaaaacaatgatcgGTATAATTATGTGATGAGATTGAAAGTTATCGCTGATGGGAATTTATTTGACGGTGCCTGGGAACGAGCCCCGACACTGGCAATGGTTGAGTGTCGCGTGGAATTGTAAATTTTCGTTTGCTGCGCGTTTTGATTTTggccgtttttgtttgtgctttattttcgtttcttttcgtGGGCTTTATGGGGGAAAGGTCGTAATTGAACCACGAAATTGCCCCATCCCCTACATATGCTGGGTGTAGTATGATGAGCTACGATTTGTACCGCAATGAAACCGAGAGGACACACCAAACACAATAGCAATGGgagaaaataatcattttcatcTGGTTTTCTATCTGTTTGGCTTCTGGGACTGGGAGGGTGCGGATGATGGTTGTGTACAGTTTTGTTGTGCAATTTATTAAATCCCTCCAATTCCCATTTGTTtgagttttgctttcttctcaTTGTACTTCACCAGCCGGCGTGTACTGCCGGTGCCTCAAAGCGGATGAGGAATGTGAAGAATTACTATTGATTGAAGGGGCGTACAAACGGGCCGGGTGCATTGTAAGCACACAATTCGTATGCAAATAAGAGTATCATTGTCCCATGCCCAAGACCAGGTAATCTTGCGAATGGAGTTTAAAATTACCGGTTGCATTTCTTGCTGCTCAATGTTCAAAACCAAACATAGAAAAGAGCGGCAACCAAAAACTCGTTCCAATGATGGAGCATCAATTTCACTCGGAAAGGTCCACAAATTGACGGCTTCGGGTCGCGCCAAAACCTACTTTGGCTGACCTTTGAAGCTCATCGATTTCgcttgttttgatttgcattGAGCCGGTCGGCCAAAGATTGCTCCAAAAATCGGCCCACAAAGGACAAGGTCATGGGAAAAACGGCAGGACCGAAATGACCGGTCGCGTAGGCATTAAACCCTCCATTACCGTGCTTGCGGTGCCAtggatcacacacacacacacaaacacactattTGGGCCGCTCATAATGCTGGGGCATTAATGCTTCTCGTGCCCTGCTTGAGGCCGAATTGTGCTGAGAAGCATTTATCATCAAGGAGGTTTAGCTCCGATTTGTGGTACATTAGACCTTATGGAGCGTCTTAGGTTAGGCCTTGGTTTAGAATTATGCTGGTGCTTAATGAATGAGCGTGAATTAATAAGTCTTCATTGCTAAaaagtgtatttttatttcagttgTTCACTTGATCGGTTTTACCTTTCTAAATTGCAGCATTAAATGTAATCGAACATCACAACAAACCTGTTACACCATCAGAAGAAACGATCTTTCACCTCATCGCATTGCAAGAGACGAACCTTTCGCTAAAGCAATCCTTCACTTGTCTGAGTTTGGCTTCAACTGAAGCCCCAACAAATGATGATACCAGCCAATTGCGCGCCGgtcgtaaaacaaaataaccgCTGTGTCTATACCAAACGGCCCACAACCTAAAACGATACGCGGTGGCACACCGCCATAACTTCAGCCGCATAGATTATAAAAATGTTGTCCCTCCCGCCGTGCCAAGAGAGTGGTCCCACGGCGAAAGCGACGGTTCCACCGTTTCGCTTATCAAACAGCCCCGAGAAACAATATAAAAGACGATCCGATGACAGCTCATTTACACGGGTTTCTGGCTCCGCTGGCGTAGAAGATGGCGTAATCAAAAAGCTCTGCCTAACAACCGATCGAGTAAAAGTGATCGGCGAGAGGTTGAGACAAattgaagcaacaaaaaatgcggAAGAAAACACGACATTTCGCACGATGGGTTCGATGGCTAAACACGAGCGTTGATGTCATTAATTATGGTGATCGTCTTCATGGCTCGCTCATAATTTCATACCCGCGCCGTTTTGCATTTTGTGGCCCGCATAACGCCACGGCAGATCGCGAAAACGTCAGACCCGGGGGCACACAAAATGAGGCTCATTAAAGCGAATCCAAAACGCCAATCTTTTAATTTACGACCCAACGAACGGTAACGACTGAGGGGGAAAATTGGGCAGAAACAAGACAAAAGACGCGTGTGCATCTTCGTTTCTTCTCACACCGCACGCTCGCGATTGACCATTAATTGATTTCCATTCACCCCCTCtgtgctctctctccctgtgcTTACCGATCCAATCGACCGTGAAGACGAATTTTCCCCGTTCAGCTCGCCGTCGGTTTTCGGTCCGGAATTCCGCGCGCGGCAAGTTTTGGCGTTTTTCCCACACTTTTCGATTGCATTATAACGAGCCGGCGCTGTCTGGCTCGGTggttatgtgtgtatgtgtgttgcctACGGCGGAGACAGTATTTTGAAGAACTTTCCTTTTCTAACCGTTTTCCGGGGGCAATTGTCGGCAATTCTCTTTTTAAACCGAACGGTAACCCCTTTAAAAAGCGATGAGGTTTCGTCGCAGTTTGttgaaagggaaaaagggaacTTAGTTTGAAGGGGAAGGAGGAAAGGGAGTTGTAAAACGGGTGACATTTAATTCATTGCAGACACGCGTGTCCGTGTGCAGTGTGCGGAATTGCCTTTGACGATTGAAGCTGGCAGCTTTTGTGGAGAAACACGCCAACAGACTAATGCACATCGCAGCCAAGGGCAtgagagacagaaagagagagagttgcACCTGGGAAAGGGGTAAAGTTTATGTGACATTTTTGTGCACATAAAAATTCACCATGCGAAACGGCACTTCGCCATCCCGGACCTAGATTTATCCGGTTGTGGTTGTGGCATGATCGATTCGAGGCACGTCAGCAATCGCGACAAAGAATGTTTCCTTCTTGCAAATGTGTCTTGGGCGCTGCTTTCTCCAATACTGCAAGTATGAGCAGCAAAAGACATTTGGATTTAATCGCAAacgaaaatatttcaaaaatgaaTGAGAATCATATCATATTTCAACTATTTGCAATTAACGCCTAAAGCTATGCACACTGCATtgcattattatattattaaaaggATTTTACAAACTCATCGCCATAGAATGATCCTAATCAGATTAAAATCGTATTAAACCATGTGTACACTCACCATAACCCTACAAAAGTGTATAATTTCTCCCTTCACTTCGCCTTACGTATGGAAGTAAAAGTGAACGCGCCCGAAGTTTTTCCTGGTTCATCCAAATTCATGATGCCAATTTTTTAGATCTCTGCATCCGGCTTGTGCTTCGCATCGTGCAACAACACtttcacacagacacacaggccAAACGCCGTGCTCTATCATAAACATGCGCCACCTTCTTACACCTTCTTCAATTGCACGCACGGCCACTGTTGGAAAGGTGTTAAGCGCTGTTGAACCATCAGCGGCACGGCCTTTTGGGGGGCGCATGAGCTCATCCACCTccacaaccaaccaaaccaacccaCAAAACCGTTCAATCTCGATTGAACGGAATGTCATACGGGTTTATGTCTTACCCTTCTGCTTGTTTGCCTCCCTCACTCCCCACGGGGACATGTTTTGGATTATGAATTTCTGTTTTGCCGGAGGACCTCGGGCCGGACAGGCCTGAAAAGTAAAAGTACCATTCAAGATCGGGGACTGTCCGGCCCAAAAGGAAAGAAGATGCGCCatcgaaacgaaaccaaacggTCATTATGACGGGGGCGCCCCGTTTAGCTCTGCCTTTAACCCagggggaaaaaggggagGCTGACTGTTTTTTACGCTAAAACCGGAGAAAGTTCAACCATTCCAGACGCCGCGGCCGTTACCGAACGCATCTTCTTCCCACCGGGAGTCCGATTAATTAGATAGTTTTGAACGGTGTCTGCTTTttttcatgctgctgctgccgtcgtgCTTACCTTAAACCGAACGCCTTCGATTGGGTTCGATTTTTTTGCCAAGAGCGTTGCGGTAtgcgaaataaaattaataggCAATGGGTACGACGGATTAAATCACCCACTCGCATTAACATGAGGAAAGCATATCACAAACACCCAGCGCGCGGCTGTGGGGATTGAGTCTCGAAAATGTAAAACACTGACGCCACTTGGaagcacacagacagacagccaTCGGTTCATAAATATGATGGAATTTTTTGGCAACTTTCACGACATTTTCGGGGGCCTCCACTTTGTCCTCCCCGTTTTGTTTGGCAAGCGATGCGGAGGAGTCTCTCTCTATTAGCTAAATCTCTCCTTTTTTGGGTTCACCTTAAAGCGTGCGTTAAAGGACAACTAATCATCACTTCTCCCCCAAATTAACCTTCCGCGTATCCTGCGCGAAGCAGCCGAAAAGCTTCCTCAAATTCACTGGAACCGCCAACATCCCATCCAGCGCAGCTTCCATCGGCCAATTTGCATGCACAAATAAATCCCACGGTTACGTAAAGCGGCCCCGAACTCGTCCCGAAACGCGACTGTGACGAGACGTCTTCTTCTCTGGCACGGGCCACATAATTAACCGCCGTGTGTCCTTCCTGCCCGCGAGAGCGGGGTCACAGCTTCCTCGCAACGCGCGCATAAAAACTTTCCCAATCTGCGCTCCCTCTGCCATCTATCTTGTTTTGCAATCGTTGGTGATTTATTGCCCGCAAAAGAAcgctcgcgcgcgcaaactttatccattttttgtgtgtttcatcggtttgttttctttcttggaAGAGCAGTTAATTTGCTCCATCACCACCAAACCGCCCGAAAGTAGTCCCGTGTCCAGCTCAAAATGTTAGcgccgaaaacaaaaagctttgCTTGAGAAAATGCCTCGCTGGGAGTTACATTTTCCCCGACACTTTGACACTTAACGATTgctttggtggtggtttgatttAAATTAGCAAGCGTGTTTTGTTCCACAAGCGTATCGCGCGCCTCGACACATGCTGTGtggatgggatgggatgggaggGCGGTACCCTTCGCCCTGCCGGTTGTTAAAACGATATGGCTGAGAGGCGATATGCTAATTAATGTGAGCACGCAACAGAAGGTTTTCAGTTTCATTTATTCGGCTGCCGCACGGTCGCCCGTCGCTTTTCCTTCAATTGAGTTGTACGTTTTCCACGGTTTTATTAAACTCTCTTGGCAGGGCGTGCTCTGCGCAGCCGTGCCGTGTGAGCTGTGGTGAGCTATTTTTGGGGCTCT
Coding sequences within:
- the LOC120904917 gene encoding putative polypeptide N-acetylgalactosaminyltransferase 9 isoform X2 — its product is MALLGRRRSSFLKLAALCGVVWFMAVFVLYSDDANRAGGPSGSGSAASGGGAIEYETPRRLPLEGIRNKFNQFMENARLDANRPDPAVPEVPDVNFVDHNRVEDGDEGEGGAGGVDPDLDEPPVVKTVKELPSKPSRPQSHSPPASGNGVAGALALPGVIAPPSDGPGELGKPVVLPKELTPEVKKLVDDGWAKNAFNQYVADMISIRRTLPDPRDAWCKEPDRYMDDLPPTSVIICFHNEAWSVLLRTVHSVLDRSPDQLVKEVILVDDFSDMPHTQKQLEDYFLAYPKVKIVRAAKREGLIRARLLGARHATAPVLTYLDSHCECTVGWLEPLLDRIARNSTTVVCPVIDVIDDNTMEYHYRDSGGVNVGGFDWNLQFNWHAVPEREKRKHKSPAEPVWSPTMAGGLFAIDRVFFERLGTYDSGFDIWGGENLELSFKTWMCGGSLEIVPCSHVGHIFRKRSPYKWRTGVNVIKRNSVRLAEVWMDEYAQYYYQRIGNDKGDYGDVSSRKKLREELGCKSFRWYLDNIYPELFVPGDAVASGEVRNMGYGNRTCLDAPGGKRNLRKPVGLYPCHNQGGNQIRNQWSNLCIDSAAKPEDMHSPMGLWPCHQAGGNQYWMLSKTGEIRRDEACLDYAGDDVVLYPCHGSRGNQYWNYSDQSHLLRHGSSDRCLAINEAKNKLIMQDCNAAVEAQRWSFQNYDASKL
- the LOC120904917 gene encoding putative polypeptide N-acetylgalactosaminyltransferase 9 isoform X4, translated to MALLGRRRSSFLKLAALCGVVWFMAVFVLYSDDANRAGGPSGSGSAASGGGAIEYETPRRLPLEGIRNKFNQFMENARLDANRPDPAVPEVPDVNFVDHNRVEDGDEGEGGAGGVDPDLDEPPVVKTVKELPSKPSRPQSHSPPASGNGVAGALALPGVIAPPSDGPGELGKPVVLPKELTPEVKKLVDDGWAKNAFNQYVADMISIRRTLPDPRDAWCKEPDRYMDDLPPTSVIICFHNEAWSVLLRTVHSVLDRSPDQLVKEVILVDDFSDMPHTQKQLEDYFLAYPKVKIVRAAKREGLIRARLLGARHATAPVLTYLDSHCECTVGWLEPLLDRIARNSTTVVCPVIDVIDDNTMEYHYRDSGGVNVGGFDWNLQFNWHAVPEREKRKHKSPAEPVWSPTMAGGLFAIDRVFFERLGTYDSGFDIWGGENLELSFKTWMCGGSLEIVPCSHVGHIFRKRSPYKWRTGVNVIKRNSVRLAEVWMDEYAQYYYQRIGNDKGDYGDVSSRKKLREELGCKSFRWYLDNIYPELFVPGDAVASGEVRNMGYGNRTCLDAPGGKRNLRKPVGLYPCHNQGGNQYWMLSKTGEIRRDEACLDYAGDDVVLYPCHGSRGNQYWNYSDQSHLLRHGSSDRCLAINEAKNKLIMQDCNAAVEAQRWSFQNYDASKL